atattttgtatttcctGGCTTATTGTTTGACCCTAAAAATGTGCTCGGACTTTTTGTCCGACTATAAAAACTGAATCTTGACTTTTTgtccaacatttttaaatgaacttTCGACGATTACCATTTCCAGTAGTGGCATAAATAGATatgctaaattatattttaaaattaaattattactaaataatatgattttatgatattataatattttaataagaatattttttccagATACGTCCAtgtgaaatgtataattatgagTACAGTGAATGTACTTCAATATCATCAAGATTACATCAGATGTTTGTTCATGGAAGTACAGTAGATTGCAATCATTGGCATGAAgactatattaattgtttaaaatggaaaaaagacaaaaatattcaagcagctgtaactaattttatgaataatatctcTTACAAGttaccattaaaaaattaacaattttattaaacaatttgttaCTTTTAAAGGAAACCTTGGTTAATAGTGAAAAAATGAAGAGAAAAAATCGatggaaaacattttatgcaaataatatttgggAAAATAGAACTAGTCCGCCAGAAAACTGGAATGATCCATTACCAGATTATATAGCCCAACGACGACAAAACTCAACATTTAAGGATGCATTTGATGAAACGGATAATAAATCATTCTGTTCAATAATGtgaaaatttgtatacatgtattttattgttatcatattatttagtagtcgtgaagtttttatttagaaaccaattgttgaaaataaaatagtattctaTCATTGAAGATAGAATGGTCATTGAaggttacaatttaattatatctgtaaatttttttgtaattttaatattttttacactatTTTGTTGCTTAAAATTGTAGATGTTCTTACTCTAAGCATTCtggtttgatatttatatgaaattggCATGTTGTGGCATGTTTCTTGGTCTTGCTGGATATATTAGTGCCTTGGTGTATAAATGCTCCTTAgggtatactgtatattatactattgcaATGTCCAAGTATAGATTatggctttttttttattctgataGCTACCTATAGGAAATTTGGGTGAATATtaccatgataatattattatcccagtgttgcatttatttattaatacaacattCACAATACAAAAGGGGCATAAGGACGTACAGGCAGATTtcccattataaattataatttcttacaaaaatgcaatattacaAGTGGgaaagaaatattcaaatattatttaagttgataGAACATTCTGCTACTATTCATGTAACGTGCAAGTCTAGAGACccaatagattataatttaaacacgaAAAAGTTATACTGAAGTTTAaagatgtataatttttatcaacagcttaataataactaaaggACGCTTagatggtattttattatagggtAGTTAGTATGCACTTTGTCTGCAGTGCTGAATTGACTATTAACCAATGTCCAAAAGGAAAACTTGCTCcaggtaaaaaattaaaaattaaatcttcttcaaaaaaattagatgttacaaaaattaatcataaatcgattatataaaattattaaatattaaaacatgtaatttCATCCAAATTTGTACTTCTATGTGAAAATTGGAatctatagataattatacaagtttattttttaaattttgttaaggTTTTAATTGCTCATGAGTCATG
This sequence is a window from Rhopalosiphum maidis isolate BTI-1 chromosome 1, ASM367621v3, whole genome shotgun sequence. Protein-coding genes within it:
- the LOC113548839 gene encoding UPF0545 protein C22orf39 homolog, encoding MNEENTDAKSKDLDLWMIRPCEMYNYEYSECTSISSRLHQMFVHGSTVDCNHWHEDYINCLKWKKDKNIQAAETLVNSEKMKRKNRWKTFYANNIWENRTSPPENWNDPLPDYIAQRRQNSTFKDAFDETDNKSFCSIM